In Cicer arietinum cultivar CDC Frontier isolate Library 1 chromosome 7, Cicar.CDCFrontier_v2.0, whole genome shotgun sequence, the genomic window TATCAAGTCAGATGTAAGCTAGGACATATGATGTCTTTGCGTAGTTAAGGTCTTCATCTTGTATCCAATTGTTAGTTAATATGATGACTTACTCCAATCAAACAATTTAAAACTTTACACTTTAccaactaaataaaaaataataccatAACCTATTATGTTTTTTAGACTTTTTTCTatgtcaaataattttttttaggctTGAAACCCCTGCGATATTACGACTAGACACCAAcaaattttttctataaaatattaaaagttgcTAATACAGTCTCGATTTAAAACCTTTCTcttaactatttaattttattttactttaagaCGAGTCTTAACGTTTTGTAgatttattttggaaaaaagTTGAAAGTAGTTggataaattaatgaaaattacTATATATGTGTCAAGGTATCATCTGAGATCGGAACTAAGATCACATTTCATTTATGTTGTACCTAACCCACAATTAGGTACCAAATCATTGATCATCTTAACCAACTACTGAATTACACTtgcatttcttcttcttttttatggTACATAGAATAACTTGCATTCTTTACTCTTCTTTTTCGCCGGTactaaacaaactataatacCGTAAATAACTTCAactttttactaatttttatattgaaattcatttatttattcttataaaataaaaaaatgacacaattttcaatttataaaacaaaaaaaatgacttGAATTGTTAgattctaatatatatatatatatatatatatatatattaagtgtTTATAGAAAGTTTAACTCatcttataaaatcaatttaatttatttttgatacaATAGAGGAAAtcagtttatatatataataaactatttcacattttataaacatttttaagactttatttattatttattttcaagaGGAAACTTGAGTtttctaaaatgttattttatatttttttagttagtGTGACACAgctaagaaagaaaaaaaggtgCAATCGGTAATTTATGGTACCTTCcaattattaattgaaaaataccATTTATAATATTCACTGAAAACCATTTCATAATGTAAAcgaacatatattaaaaaaaaaaaagtatgtgaACATAAACCTTTAAGGAGGAATTCAGAAATTTCCAAGGTATCGTACACTTTATTTCCATGTTTTAATTTAGAATAGTTTTCCATTTAAATGTTAATAAAGTGGCTAAGGTTCACCGTCCATCACGTGACATTGATTTCCTCTCTGATCACTTTGATGGTAATACGTGGCAGTGATATCAccaatgtaaataaaataattgctGTTGTTTACAGATTTTCATATACTGCCAAATTGCCTTGAAAACTGAATCTGTTCAACctcaaaaggaaaataaaaacaaacataataaattattgtccaaatataaaatatttattagccATAGATGATATTTCCAATGCATGAATTAGAGCATATAATTTTCTCTAATcttgtgttttaaataaaaaatttggcgTTGTGTCTcttgattttcaaaaataaaaaaatgtattatttttcactttgcaacttttttaattgaaaaattacaacatatatactttttattttattgaaaaatttaggTGAATTGAGATTCAATCTCGATAATTTGTTTCGACAATTGAATAAATGTTTTGATATCTAGCTTATAAAAATCACcgttatatattaaattaaaaaacgaTAATGAGGAATCACACGTGAAATTAATCGAACAATAAAAATGTCTTGTTGTTGTGCAAAGACTATTTAGagaataaatatttacatttttatcgTGTCTGTATcgatttaattttatcatttgtctccaacgagacaaatatttattattgtctaCATTATACTACCTTAAtctcaaatataagcaaaatttagtaaaaaaaatctgatatatttaattcaaaatttaaaattaaatacatcaactttttttaattatgtgtttttttttatctataattgAGACCACAAACTATTATAAATAGAAGAGTTGTGGACATAGGTTTCTTCATCACATCATCAGAATTAGTACTATAGACAATATACATATTCAACTATGTCTACCGTTATTGCTCCTAGCATTAACACTCCCCAAGAAGATGCTGAAGCTCTCAGAAAGGCTTTTGAAGGTGTGATCTTCCCCTATcatcatttttgttgttgacaaATTTGCATACTGATTTGGCTATTTAATTTGCATactttgttacttttttttttctatgaatCTGATACTCTTATGtaatctttaattaaataatggGGTGCTCAAAATTTAGTTGATTGTATTATATATGTTCAATATTGTAGGATGGGGAACTGATGAAAACACTGTGATATCAATACTGGGTCACAGAACCTCACATCAGATACAATTAATTAGAAAATCTTATGAGGACATTTATCATGAGGATCTTGTCAAACGCTTGGAGTCTGAGATCAAAGGAGATTTTGAGGTGCATATTAGTAATTTAGTATCAAAGtcaattttgtcaattttataaataacattcaattaattcattttcttaaattaatatatgtaaaattttgaaattttattttaatgaacagAAAGCTGTGTACCGTTGGATATTGGAGCCTGCTGATCGTGACGCTGTTTTGGTCCATGTTGCTATAAAGAGTGGAAAAAACTACAATGTGATTGTGGAAATTTCCTCTGTTCTTTCCCCTGAAGAGCTCTTTAATGTGAGGCGTGCCTATATCAACCGCTACAAGCACTCCATTGAAGAAGATTTGGCTATTCATACTTCAGGCCATCTTCGCCAGGCAAGTCCTTtttcaaattaactcaaatttttatcGAAATTTACTGATCATTTCTGATTAAAAGATGTAAGATTTGatgcaaatttttatttttgtataccTTAATGGAAGGAACATTGCATTAGTGAAGATTTCAAAAACTTTGATGTTGTTTGGCCCATATCTTTGTTAAAGACCTTTTTAAGAACCCTGATTTTGATAAGTTTGTTTTTGATATTGAGCAGCTTTTGGTGGGGCTAGTGACCTCATACAGATATACTGGTGATGAGATAAATGCAAAATTGGCTCAGAGTGAAGCTGAAATTCTTCACGAGTCTGTGAAAGAGAAAAAAGGTAGCCATGAAGAAGCAATCAGGATCTTGACTACAAGGAGCAAGACTCAATTGATTGCAACTTTCAATCGCTATAGAGAGACTCATGGTGGTTCCATCACTAAGGTATACAAAAAAGAGCTAacacactatttttttttcttccttttctttgCAAAACAATAAAAGAAATTGATACTATAATCTATCATTTAAATTTGTGTCCCTTACATCTTAACAGAAACTATTGGATGAAGGATCAGATGATTTTCAGAAATCATTGTATACCACCATTCGTTGCTTCAATGATCATGTCAAGTATTATGAAAAGGTAGGACTCTCATTGTAttctctattattattaatttactgGTATAATAGGTATAATTGGTACTGCAGactcttttaacttaacttTAGGTAGcattttagttaattaatttttttttatttaggttttatttaattttaaataacaatttgatcttttattgttttaaaatatcaataatattatcattttttttataaaaatttcatcaaaattttcaaacaaaatctataaaattaattatcacattcaatataatgcacatttcatcaaatttataactcaaatatttaaataaactcattttcattctttattttatgaatttgatgttgttagatacagaaatatgaatttatttgaatatttgagttatacatttgatgaatatatgacTTTTTTGAAATTGGTGTtgaattttatagattttgtttgaagattttgattaattttaaatttatgttaagaaatgataatattggtaatattttaagatataaaagatCAGAtagttacttaaaattaaataaaagactaaatcgaaaaaaaaaaataaataactaaaatatcacatgaaattaaattaaggggtCGCGAAAGCAATTATATCTGAATTTAAATCTACAAGAATTAgataatacatttttattatgaGTTTTGTGTAGAAGTATTAAAGTTTAAATCTAAATTGTTAAATTAACTAGAATGAATCttgacatttttttaatgttattatagGTGGTGAGAGATGCTGTCAAGAAGATTGGAACTGATGAGGATGCACTCACTCGTGTGATTGTGAGCAGAGCTTACACAGATTTGAAAAACATCTCAGATGTTTATTATAAGAGAAACAGTGTTCTTCTAGAACATGTTATTGCCAAAGAAATCTCAGGAGATTACAAGAAGTTCCTTCTCACTATCTTAGGCTGGTGGCATCTATGATTATGAGTTTAAATAAGACAATAATTGGATGCTATTTTCTATGTTGTTTTATCTTATTGAGTGTGGTTTTAGATTTCCTTGCTTTTATGAGAACTTGAAGTTCTATCTTGTTACATAGTTGAATGGTATGTTTAATGGTTCATTTTGACTTGAATGCTTTATTGGAAGTTTGAACCATTATCAACATAATACATGAGGAACaggctaaaaataaaaaacttatatcTCAAAGTAGAATTCGTAATTCTTAGAAATTAAGACCTTAGGAtctacaaaatttcaaaaaatccTTGATTCacgaaatttttttttttttgtgatggaaataaaatgaaatggtaataaatgaaaatacatttacggaaataataaaatttcttttaacattTTCATTGTTTACTAATTACTTAACCTCAAAAGTCTTTTActaacacaaattttaagaaataaaaaaagatttagaaaaataaatgaattctgcttactcaaaattaattatagttgGGAAATCACGTATTTGTTTCCGCCAATCAACCTCAAATTTTGATATGACTATAACAAATTCGTGATCCTCAAAATGTAGAGAATTCTGATCAAGATATTTTGTATGTGCAAAGTGGCCTTTGTATTTTGGAATAAGCTATAAGAATaagacatatatttatttttcaccgAGGGAAGAAGAAATCCACGAATCAATGTGCTATGCATACCGTAATGACCATGACATTATAGCAAAAAAAGTACTATAAATTCTATAAATACATAATCAGCCGAACAACGAAGGTGTCTATACAATAGTACTACGTACTAACCAAACAAGATAAACGTCGTTGCAACACTTCAAAAAGCCACATGTCATAGTCatacaaatttaattataataaagtataggttaaaatatactttttattctctatttaattaaattctttattttgatttcctgctttattttataatttttgtcctcTTATTTTCAAAGTTATTgacatttaattttgtttttaatttaaattataatttgatgaTACGACAATCATTTAAATGATGTGTATATTAAGATACAAAAAATATGGTGatgatgataaatataattatagtaatgtaaaatttaaattaaataatattactttaatacttttctaaaataaatagaaattaatagaaaatttctttttttttctttaaaaatttataaattacttttttggttttgaaattttttcacaatctcctttaaaatagattttctttaaaaatttacgaaaatataaaaaataattgttaaaaatttaagaaaatttttcacaatcataaataattttaaaataattaagttttttaaattactttttttgttttgaaaactttTCACAATCTATtcgaaaatatattttctttaaaaatttatgaaaatataaaaaattattttaggtaTTCAAAATTTAAGAAAAGTTTTCACaaccataaataattttttaaaaaaaataagatttttaaattaatttttgttgtttttaaatttcttaacattaaataaaaaattcaattgtttttaaaattactttttttgtatttttttttcaagaaacttttgaaacaaaaaaaaaagcctTTTAAAAACAATTGAACTATTTGTCTTAATTTTCAGAgacttttgaaacaaaaaataaattatttttgaaaaaaaagtaattttaattaattttaagaattttttatagaaaaataattaaagtttttaaaatttaattatttattttttattttatttaaaaattattaaagtgtattatttaatttaaatatcataTCACCATAGTTTTCTTACATAATCATGTAAAAATATAACTTCAAACAATTGTCACATAATTAAATTGCAAttcaaattaagaaagaaactaaatattaactactctaaaaatataaatacaaaaattactggaaaaaaggaaaacaaagattataaatttagtaaaatGGTGAATCAAAActgcatttaaaaaaataacaccaAAGCATAAGGATTGGCATTTGATTATGACATGCCCAATTGTCTGATCCAATATATTTGCAGGCCTTGTGGAAAAATATTGGTACGCATAAAAAATATTggctttagtaaaaaaaaaattgaaacaatattggtacacataaaaaaaatattgcctctagtaaataaattaattttgattaaacaTGTATATATTAACTTACTAGTTACtggtcaaaatttaattttgttgatgtAGTGGAAAATGTTTGTCCTTAAACTTGCgagcaaaataaaatatagtttttttacaaaagataaAAGAAGTTTAAAATATAGCGTGGTGGTTTGGATTCAAATACACGACCTAAATACTCTTTCCATTGCACTGCTTTCTAAACTaacatatatttatcatttcatATAAGGATAAAAAAAGTAGTTCATTTGATGGATATAACAAAAGTTGCATAATAATAGAGGAGGAGTAGGACAAGAGTAGATTTTGTATTCCCACTTCGGTATTTGAATAATCGTGGAAAACTTACACCCGTTTCTTTTTTTAGCGGATGTAATATTTAGGTATCATTCTCACTCGCAatgtgttttgaatttttttgtctaTACCCAcactcatttatatatataaaattataaatttagaagtcagatttatataattaatataataaaataatttttattagacaataataagattaaaaaataatttctataaataaaaatcaaacatctaatattttaattttcacattttcatatcaaacatattttacaatatgaaaaataacatacaagtcagaatacaaaaaaaaaatacaaatcatattttatacagcattattaatattcattttgaatatataataacaaaaaggtaaaatataaaaaatatcacatacTAAAAATAACTTGAAAATGAAGAAGTGTAGAGAAAATATGTGAAATATGGTGTTTGTAAAttaggaaaaaagaaaataaaagacaaaggGGAAGAGGTTGTAACAAAAATAAAGGAAGCATGGGTTAGAGCTTTAGCTCTATGAAATTTTATGAGTCAATCTGCAAGGGCTTTAATCGCTTGAAAATTTATTTCTTGTGTCAATTAGTGAATGATTTGTTCCACGATCAATACATAAGTatattattaaagattttagTCTTAGGTAATGTGAAATttcgaataa contains:
- the LOC101510205 gene encoding annexin-like protein RJ4, with amino-acid sequence MSTVIAPSINTPQEDAEALRKAFEGWGTDENTVISILGHRTSHQIQLIRKSYEDIYHEDLVKRLESEIKGDFEKAVYRWILEPADRDAVLVHVAIKSGKNYNVIVEISSVLSPEELFNVRRAYINRYKHSIEEDLAIHTSGHLRQLLVGLVTSYRYTGDEINAKLAQSEAEILHESVKEKKGSHEEAIRILTTRSKTQLIATFNRYRETHGGSITKKLLDEGSDDFQKSLYTTIRCFNDHVKYYEKVVRDAVKKIGTDEDALTRVIVSRAYTDLKNISDVYYKRNSVLLEHVIAKEISGDYKKFLLTILGWWHL